A part of Cannabis sativa cultivar Pink pepper isolate KNU-18-1 chromosome 6, ASM2916894v1, whole genome shotgun sequence genomic DNA contains:
- the LOC133039471 gene encoding ABC transporter G family member 36-like — protein MYMMQVVVEIPYIFFQAAVYCLIVYAMIGYEWTAAKFFWYLFYTFFAMLYFTFYGMMCVGVTPNHHIASIVSSAFYGLWNIFAGFIVPRTRIPIWWRWYYWACPVAWTLYGLVKSQYGDLHEYIIIETGETLLARPGFTC, from the exons atgtatatgatgcAGGTGGTAGTGGAGATTCCATACATTTTCTTTCAAGCTGCAGTATATTGCCTAATAGTATACGCAATGATCGGATACGAATGGACTGCAGCAAAGTTCTTTTGGTATCTGTTTTACACCTTCTTTGCTATGCTCTACTTCACTTTTTATGGCATGATGTGTGTGGGAGTCACTCCTAACCATCACATTGCTTCCATCGTTTCTTCTGCCTTCTATGGATTATGGAACATCTTCGCTGGCTTTATCGTCCCTCGAACC AGGATACCAATATGGTGGAGGTGGTACTATTGGGCTTGTCCAGTTGCATGGACTCTATACGGATTGGTGAAATCACAATATGGAGATTTACACGAATACATCATTATTGAGACAGGCGAGACTTTATTGGCCCGGCCCGGTTTTACATgttaa